The following coding sequences are from one Chitinimonas sp. BJYL2 window:
- a CDS encoding TraB/GumN family protein — translation MMRILGALRLLFFWVLLAGVASAAQAKSFLWEAERDGERVWLMGSIHVGRADLYPLAPAIEAAYKESDAVAVEADVTDFTAIAPLMAMAMLPADQSVGAMLSPAQNRQLDRVLARINLPRVAADRMKPWLLGLMLSIMEMQRLGYQPQNGIDMHLLQRARTDGKKVVELESLKSQFDLLDGLSTEESLAVLLGALEPIAKQQFKPMFEAMVVAWQNGNVAAMRRLIEENIPNDAVSRRLNDKLLAQRNRGMAERVVSLAGPKPALVVVGAAHLVGPDSLLELLKARGFRIKQY, via the coding sequence ATGATGCGCATCCTGGGCGCGCTGCGCCTGCTGTTCTTCTGGGTACTGCTGGCGGGCGTGGCAAGCGCCGCGCAGGCCAAGTCGTTTCTGTGGGAAGCCGAGCGCGACGGCGAGCGGGTATGGCTCATGGGTTCCATCCATGTGGGCCGCGCCGATCTGTACCCGCTGGCCCCGGCGATTGAGGCGGCCTACAAGGAATCGGACGCCGTGGCTGTCGAGGCCGATGTGACCGACTTCACCGCAATCGCGCCGCTGATGGCCATGGCCATGCTGCCGGCCGACCAGAGCGTGGGCGCGATGCTGAGCCCGGCACAGAACCGCCAGCTGGATCGCGTACTCGCGCGCATCAACCTGCCGCGCGTGGCGGCCGACCGCATGAAGCCCTGGCTGCTGGGTTTGATGCTGTCGATCATGGAAATGCAGCGCCTTGGTTATCAGCCACAGAACGGTATCGACATGCACCTGCTGCAGCGTGCGCGTACCGACGGCAAGAAGGTGGTGGAGCTGGAATCCCTCAAATCCCAGTTCGACCTGCTCGACGGGTTGAGTACGGAAGAGAGTCTGGCCGTGTTGCTGGGGGCACTGGAGCCGATTGCCAAGCAGCAGTTCAAGCCCATGTTCGAGGCGATGGTCGTGGCCTGGCAGAACGGCAATGTGGCCGCCATGCGCCGTCTGATCGAAGAGAACATTCCCAACGATGCGGTAAGCCGTCGCCTCAACGACAAGCTGCTGGCGCAGCGCAACCGCGGCATGGCCGAGCGCGTGGTCAGTCTGGCTGGTCCCAAGCCGGCACTGGTGGTCGTGGGCGCCGCCCATCTGGTGGGGCCAGATAGCCTGCTGGAACTGCTCAAAGCGCGCGGTTTCCGCATCAAACAATACTGA
- the tolQ gene encoding protein TolQ — protein MSIFSLIAEASVVVQIVMGILFLMSLLSWWHIFVKWFGLRHAKAKTDSFESSFWSGADLNALYQQLSRDGHGVGMEKIFEAGFTEFLKLRRQAGIDIGVLMEGTRRAMKAACQREVDRLDAHTNFLATVGSISPYVGLLGTVWGIMNSFRGLSNVGQATLSHVAPGIAEALVATAIGLFAAIPAVVAYNRFSHDVDRLANRFDSFIEEFSNILQRQVGK, from the coding sequence ATGTCCATCTTCAGCCTCATCGCCGAAGCCAGTGTGGTGGTGCAGATTGTCATGGGCATCCTGTTCCTGATGTCGCTGCTGTCGTGGTGGCATATCTTCGTGAAGTGGTTCGGCCTGCGTCATGCCAAGGCCAAGACCGATAGCTTCGAGTCCTCGTTCTGGAGCGGGGCCGATCTCAATGCCCTCTATCAGCAGCTGAGCCGCGATGGCCACGGCGTGGGCATGGAGAAAATCTTCGAGGCTGGCTTTACCGAATTCCTCAAGCTGCGCCGTCAGGCCGGCATCGATATCGGTGTGCTGATGGAAGGCACGCGCCGCGCCATGAAAGCCGCCTGCCAGCGTGAGGTGGACCGCCTTGATGCGCACACCAACTTCCTTGCCACCGTGGGTTCCATCTCGCCCTATGTAGGTCTGCTGGGCACGGTGTGGGGCATCATGAATTCCTTCCGCGGCCTCTCCAATGTGGGTCAGGCCACCTTGTCGCATGTGGCACCCGGCATTGCCGAGGCGCTGGTGGCCACGGCCATCGGCTTGTTCGCCGCCATTCCGGCCGTGGTGGCCTACAACCGCTTTTCGCACGATGTGGACCGTCTGGCCAACCGCTTCGACAGCTTCATCGAAGAGTTCAGCAACATTCTGCAACGGCAAGTCGGCAAATGA
- a CDS encoding DUF3147 family protein, translating into MSYYLIKLVLAALMLVAVTEVAKWSPGWGGLIKSLPLVSLLALAWVYVEQRNVQAVAEMSWSTLWFVLPSLPFFVVLPLLLRRGWSFWASFIGSLAVMVICYLIAARLARRVGIDLGI; encoded by the coding sequence ATGAGCTACTACCTGATCAAACTCGTGCTGGCGGCGCTGATGCTGGTGGCCGTGACCGAGGTGGCCAAGTGGAGCCCCGGCTGGGGCGGGTTGATCAAATCGCTGCCGCTGGTGTCGCTGCTGGCCCTGGCGTGGGTGTATGTGGAGCAGCGCAATGTGCAGGCCGTGGCCGAGATGTCCTGGTCCACGCTCTGGTTTGTGCTGCCCAGCCTGCCGTTTTTTGTTGTACTGCCTTTGCTGCTGCGCCGTGGCTGGTCTTTCTGGGCCAGTTTCATCGGCAGTCTGGCGGTCATGGTGATCTGTTATCTGATCGCTGCCCGTCTGGCTCGTCGCGTCGGCATCGATCTTGGAATCTGA
- the ruvB gene encoding Holliday junction branch migration DNA helicase RuvB — protein MIQTDKLATAAPERIVTPSRQSSQEEALERALRPKQLDEYVGQEKARGQLQIFIEATKKRGEALDHVLLFGPPGLGKTTLANIIARELGVNLRQTSGPVLERAGDLAAMLTNLEPHDVLFIDEIHRLSPVVEEILYPALEDFQLDIMIGEGPAARSVKLDLPPFTLVGATTRAGMLTNPLRDRFGIVARLEFYTPDELTRIVTRSAGLLNVEIDADGAFEIARRSRGTPRIANRLLRRVRDFAEVKYDGRITRDAADAALTMLDVDHAGLDVMDRKLLSAVIEKFGGGPVGLDNVAAAIGEASDTIEDVLEPYLIQQGLLQRTPRGRMATLLAYEHFGLKPASRGNDLFGD, from the coding sequence GTGATCCAGACCGACAAACTTGCTACCGCCGCGCCCGAACGCATTGTCACCCCTAGCCGCCAGTCCAGCCAGGAAGAGGCGCTGGAGCGCGCGCTGCGGCCCAAACAGCTCGATGAGTATGTGGGTCAGGAAAAAGCCCGTGGCCAGTTGCAGATTTTCATCGAGGCCACCAAGAAGCGCGGCGAGGCGCTCGACCATGTGCTGCTGTTCGGTCCGCCGGGTCTGGGCAAGACCACCCTGGCCAACATCATCGCCCGCGAACTGGGCGTGAACCTGCGCCAGACCTCGGGCCCGGTGCTGGAGCGCGCTGGCGATCTGGCCGCCATGCTCACCAATCTGGAACCGCACGATGTGCTGTTCATCGACGAAATCCACCGCCTGAGCCCGGTGGTGGAGGAAATCCTTTATCCGGCACTGGAGGACTTCCAGCTCGACATCATGATCGGCGAAGGCCCGGCGGCGCGCTCGGTCAAGCTCGATCTGCCGCCGTTCACGCTGGTGGGCGCGACCACCCGCGCGGGCATGCTGACCAACCCGCTGCGCGACCGTTTCGGCATTGTGGCGCGGCTGGAGTTCTACACGCCCGATGAGCTGACACGCATCGTCACGCGCTCGGCGGGCCTGCTCAATGTGGAGATCGACGCCGACGGCGCCTTCGAGATTGCTCGCCGCTCGCGCGGTACGCCGCGGATCGCCAACCGCCTGCTGCGCCGCGTGCGCGACTTTGCCGAGGTCAAATACGATGGCCGCATCACCCGCGATGCCGCCGATGCCGCGCTGACCATGCTGGATGTGGACCATGCTGGGCTTGATGTGATGGACCGCAAGCTGCTCTCCGCCGTGATCGAGAAGTTCGGCGGCGGCCCGGTGGGCCTCGACAATGTAGCCGCGGCGATCGGCGAGGCGTCCGATACCATCGAGGATGTGCTGGAACCGTATCTGATCCAGCAGGGTCTGTTGCAGCGTACGCCGCGCGGGCGCATGGCGACCTTGCTGGCGTATGAACACTTCGGCCTCAAGCCGGCCAGCCGTGGCAATGATCTGTTTGGCGACTGA
- a CDS encoding NYN domain-containing protein, whose protein sequence is MSNVAVLIDADNVSPRWIRAVLAEAATLGTLALKRVYGDFSRANHQEWRELCAEFAIQPIQQYPNTKGKNASDIAMVIDAMDLLHANRYSAFCLVSSDSDFSRLATRLRENGGHVWGFGEQKTPKAFVAACTRFVYVEVLTDEEEPRPVVEATSTTPKGKRGKNKPAAETKRDAPPAPAAQQRVLLPFDKPVKILLKAVVARSLDEDGWASMGEVGSLINKQQPAFDSRNYGFGKLSDMLRKSGLFELQSHRNGLMVRPKAGNGGVAPTPSAPTEPARSAPLTQADYEQQLRAAITRHKKVKWASLKAVRADLDAALARYDSSSFSPEAVYGGKWPAWVEMVGNNSIRIKESA, encoded by the coding sequence ATGAGCAATGTCGCCGTACTGATCGATGCCGATAATGTATCGCCGCGCTGGATACGCGCAGTGCTGGCCGAGGCCGCCACGCTGGGCACACTGGCGCTCAAGCGCGTGTATGGCGACTTCAGCCGTGCCAACCATCAGGAATGGCGCGAGCTGTGTGCCGAGTTTGCGATCCAGCCGATTCAGCAATACCCGAACACCAAGGGCAAGAACGCATCCGATATCGCCATGGTCATCGACGCGATGGATCTGCTGCATGCCAATCGCTACAGCGCGTTCTGCCTGGTTTCCAGCGATTCCGATTTCAGCCGGCTGGCCACCCGCCTGCGCGAGAATGGTGGCCATGTCTGGGGTTTTGGCGAGCAGAAGACGCCCAAGGCCTTTGTGGCAGCCTGCACCCGCTTTGTTTACGTGGAAGTGCTGACCGACGAGGAAGAACCGCGTCCCGTGGTGGAAGCGACGAGCACCACACCCAAGGGCAAGCGCGGCAAAAACAAGCCCGCTGCCGAGACCAAGCGTGATGCACCACCGGCCCCTGCCGCCCAGCAGCGTGTGCTGCTGCCCTTCGACAAGCCGGTCAAAATCCTGCTCAAAGCCGTGGTGGCACGCAGTCTGGATGAAGACGGCTGGGCCAGCATGGGCGAGGTGGGCAGCCTGATCAACAAGCAGCAACCGGCATTCGACTCGCGCAACTATGGTTTCGGCAAACTCTCCGACATGCTGCGCAAATCGGGTCTGTTCGAGCTGCAAAGCCACCGCAACGGCTTGATGGTGCGGCCCAAGGCTGGCAATGGCGGTGTGGCGCCGACACCGTCTGCACCCACCGAGCCCGCTCGTTCCGCACCACTGACCCAGGCTGATTACGAGCAGCAGCTGCGCGCAGCCATTACGCGTCACAAGAAGGTCAAATGGGCTTCGCTCAAGGCGGTGCGCGCTGATCTGGATGCTGCGCTCGCCCGCTATGACAGCAGCAGCTTTTCGCCCGAAGCCGTTTATGGCGGAAAATGGCCGGCCTGGGTCGAGATGGTGGGTAACAACTCGATCCGCATCAAGGAATCAGCGTGA
- the ruvA gene encoding Holliday junction branch migration protein RuvA — translation MIGKLTGTLLEKHPPQILLDVGGVGYELDVPMSTLYVLPHAGDATSVYVHMVVREDAQLLYGFATRSERETFRQLIKITGIGPKIALAVLSGMTADELASTIEREDAARLAKVPGIGKKTAERLVLELRGKLAGTSAPGAKPADALFIRPASARDDVANALLALGYNSKEAEMAIKLLPEEVGVNDGIRLALKSLAKG, via the coding sequence ATGATCGGCAAACTCACCGGCACCCTGCTGGAAAAGCACCCCCCGCAAATCCTGCTCGATGTGGGTGGCGTGGGCTATGAACTCGATGTGCCGATGTCCACGCTATATGTGCTGCCGCATGCGGGTGATGCGACCTCGGTGTACGTGCACATGGTGGTGCGCGAAGATGCCCAGCTGCTCTACGGTTTTGCCACGCGCAGCGAGCGCGAGACCTTCCGGCAACTGATCAAGATTACCGGCATCGGCCCCAAGATTGCCCTGGCTGTGCTCTCGGGGATGACGGCCGATGAGCTGGCCAGCACCATCGAGCGCGAGGATGCCGCCCGGCTGGCCAAGGTGCCCGGCATCGGCAAGAAGACGGCCGAGCGCCTCGTGCTGGAATTGCGCGGCAAGCTTGCCGGTACCAGCGCGCCGGGTGCCAAGCCGGCCGATGCCTTGTTCATCCGGCCCGCCAGCGCCCGTGACGATGTGGCCAATGCCTTGCTGGCACTGGGTTACAACAGCAAAGAAGCCGAGATGGCGATCAAGCTGCTGCCCGAAGAAGTGGGCGTGAACGACGGCATCCGCCTCGCACTCAAATCGCTGGCCAAGGGTTGA
- the ruvC gene encoding crossover junction endodeoxyribonuclease RuvC, whose protein sequence is MRILGIDPGLRTTGFGVIEAVGQQRVYVASGCIRSGEGTLPERLKVLLDGIAEVCERYQPQQSAVEQVFVNVNPQSTLLLGQARGAALSALVLAGLPVAEYTALQVKQAVVGNGHAAKEQVSHMVQRLLNLAGAPQADAADALACALTHANHATGGLANVGFKSRRGRWVSL, encoded by the coding sequence ATTCGTATTCTCGGCATCGACCCCGGTTTGCGGACCACCGGCTTCGGCGTGATCGAGGCTGTGGGCCAGCAGCGCGTCTATGTGGCCAGTGGCTGCATCCGCTCCGGCGAAGGCACGCTGCCCGAGCGCCTCAAGGTCTTGCTCGACGGCATTGCCGAGGTTTGCGAGCGCTACCAGCCGCAGCAATCGGCGGTGGAGCAGGTGTTCGTCAACGTCAATCCGCAATCGACCCTGCTATTGGGACAGGCGCGTGGCGCGGCGCTATCGGCGCTGGTGCTGGCGGGCTTGCCGGTGGCTGAGTACACGGCGCTACAGGTCAAACAGGCCGTGGTTGGCAACGGCCATGCGGCCAAGGAACAGGTCAGCCATATGGTGCAGCGCCTGCTCAATCTGGCCGGCGCGCCACAGGCTGATGCGGCCGATGCGCTGGCCTGTGCGCTGACCCATGCCAACCATGCGACGGGCGGTTTGGCGAATGTGGGTTTCAAGTCCCGCCGCGGCAGATGGGTCAGCCTGTGA
- a CDS encoding PAS domain-containing protein, whose protein sequence is MVRKYFPSNPNLSQEAMAEAFRQGGAVLSSLRSVVFSLNLARDELLFLSQSASELYGEPVPVLSAHPNFWLEAIHPEDKPAVWLGMDKVAQAPGSEAAFVYRLVAADGDITWVQHHCRIAHSESGQPLRFDCLVSPTTAGSAAPRRNEIGNAVFSSAGDALLVRDAATLDILDGNAAMLAMLACSRAELLRQKLVDFSAVTEGFDARLEASHISAARRGQPQRYDWLLVPREGEPRWVEAMTTPLRHADRDCVLTILRDTDQRQREHERQILATELVERSRDAMAWADPAGQLQRINPAGHEWLRIGEEAVHDLFLTDLLPAWAQPHFLQTCLPLATKDGVWRGEMALVSRDGRNLPVMLTLIAHKRGGALKGYSVIAQDIGPWRLSEQRFKRDKEALEADMLMKEKLLENVSGGLTAPLDQLRQIVQILERNPADVERALPHLKRAVEQARRLVGATSEFLKAGAQRDLPP, encoded by the coding sequence ATGGTTCGCAAATACTTTCCCAGCAACCCCAATCTGAGCCAGGAGGCCATGGCCGAGGCATTCCGGCAGGGCGGTGCCGTGCTCAGCAGCTTGCGCAGCGTGGTGTTCTCGCTGAACCTGGCTCGCGACGAACTGCTGTTCCTGTCGCAGTCGGCGTCCGAACTCTATGGTGAGCCGGTACCAGTGCTCAGCGCCCATCCCAACTTCTGGCTTGAGGCGATCCACCCCGAAGACAAACCCGCCGTGTGGCTGGGCATGGACAAAGTCGCCCAAGCTCCCGGCAGCGAAGCCGCGTTCGTCTACCGGCTCGTCGCTGCCGATGGCGACATCACCTGGGTGCAACACCACTGCCGCATTGCACACAGCGAATCCGGCCAGCCCCTGCGTTTCGACTGCCTGGTATCGCCCACCACGGCGGGCAGCGCGGCACCGCGTCGTAACGAGATCGGCAATGCCGTGTTCTCCTCGGCCGGCGATGCGCTGCTGGTGCGCGATGCCGCCACGCTCGACATCCTGGATGGCAATGCCGCCATGCTGGCCATGCTCGCCTGCTCGCGCGCCGAACTGCTGCGCCAGAAACTGGTGGATTTTTCGGCTGTGACCGAGGGCTTTGATGCCAGGCTTGAAGCCAGCCATATCAGCGCCGCCCGTCGCGGCCAGCCGCAACGTTACGACTGGCTACTGGTGCCACGCGAAGGCGAACCCCGCTGGGTCGAGGCAATGACTACCCCGCTCAGGCACGCCGACCGCGACTGCGTGCTCACCATCCTGCGCGATACCGACCAGCGCCAACGCGAGCATGAGCGCCAGATACTGGCGACCGAACTGGTCGAGCGCAGCCGCGATGCCATGGCCTGGGCCGACCCGGCCGGGCAGCTCCAGCGCATCAACCCGGCGGGTCACGAATGGCTGCGCATCGGCGAAGAGGCGGTACACGATCTTTTTCTGACCGATCTGCTACCCGCCTGGGCGCAACCTCACTTTCTGCAGACCTGCCTGCCCCTGGCCACCAAGGACGGCGTATGGCGCGGCGAGATGGCCTTGGTCAGCCGCGACGGGCGCAACCTGCCTGTGATGCTGACCCTGATCGCCCACAAGCGCGGTGGTGCACTCAAGGGCTACAGCGTGATCGCGCAGGATATCGGCCCCTGGCGGCTCAGCGAGCAGCGTTTCAAGCGCGACAAGGAAGCACTTGAAGCGGACATGCTGATGAAGGAAAAGCTGCTGGAGAATGTGAGCGGCGGGCTCACCGCACCGCTGGACCAGCTGCGCCAGATCGTGCAGATCCTGGAGCGCAACCCGGCCGATGTGGAGCGTGCATTGCCCCATCTCAAGCGCGCGGTCGAGCAGGCGCGCCGGCTGGTGGGGGCCACCAGCGAATTCCTCAAGGCCGGGGCCCAGCGCGATCTGCCGCCTTAA
- a CDS encoding energy transducer TonB, which produces MSTPTLEIRPSSNRPFIVAVSLSVLTHVVVIALVRFEPPDPRTLFNRLPMEVVLVNARAKTVPVKPDVLAQANLDGGGNTDRLNERIKTPLPAQDVVSPSHELMQASKRVTEQETRLRKLLEASREGAKLIAEAQKPKPSPNDNPLETDALRKQASEIARMEGEIARELSAYQSRPRKAFVGARARGVVEARYVDDWRIKVERIGTLNYPTSGRGERLSGKLLITVEIHADGAIGAISIDHSSGNPELDAAAKRILKMAAPFPALPRGILDAQGKPADILSITRAWTFARGDLQSSAATSQ; this is translated from the coding sequence ATGTCTACTCCGACCCTCGAAATACGCCCTTCCAGCAATCGCCCCTTCATCGTCGCCGTCAGCTTGTCGGTGCTGACGCACGTCGTTGTGATTGCCCTCGTCCGTTTTGAGCCGCCCGATCCGCGCACGCTGTTCAATCGCCTGCCGATGGAAGTGGTGCTGGTCAACGCGCGTGCCAAGACCGTACCGGTCAAGCCCGACGTGCTTGCGCAGGCCAACCTCGATGGTGGCGGCAACACGGATCGCCTCAACGAGCGCATCAAGACGCCCTTGCCCGCACAAGACGTGGTATCGCCCAGTCACGAGCTGATGCAGGCCAGCAAGCGCGTCACCGAGCAGGAAACCCGCTTGCGCAAGCTGCTGGAGGCCTCCAGAGAGGGGGCGAAGCTGATCGCCGAAGCGCAGAAACCCAAGCCCTCGCCCAATGACAATCCGCTCGAAACCGACGCGCTGCGCAAGCAGGCCAGCGAGATCGCGCGCATGGAGGGCGAGATTGCCCGTGAGCTGTCGGCCTACCAGAGCCGGCCGCGCAAGGCCTTTGTCGGCGCGCGGGCACGCGGGGTGGTTGAAGCACGCTATGTGGATGACTGGCGCATCAAGGTTGAGCGTATCGGCACACTCAATTACCCGACCAGCGGCCGGGGTGAGCGTCTGTCGGGCAAGTTGTTGATCACGGTGGAAATCCACGCCGACGGTGCCATCGGCGCGATCAGCATCGACCACTCATCCGGCAATCCCGAACTCGATGCTGCGGCCAAGCGCATCCTCAAGATGGCGGCTCCGTTCCCGGCCTTGCCGCGCGGCATACTCGATGCGCAGGGCAAGCCAGCCGATATCCTCTCGATCACCCGCGCCTGGACGTTTGCGCGTGGCGATTTGCAGTCGTCGGCGGCAACGTCGCAATAG
- a CDS encoding c-type cytochrome — translation MKLLPLALFAGLALSAHAAPDGLALATKNNCMACHQVATKVVGPSYKDVAKKYAAQKNAEAMLIGKIKKGGSGTWGPVPMPPQTASEADLKVIVKWILSQK, via the coding sequence ATGAAGCTGCTTCCGCTTGCCCTGTTTGCCGGCCTTGCCCTGAGTGCCCATGCTGCGCCTGATGGCCTGGCCTTGGCCACCAAGAACAATTGCATGGCCTGTCACCAGGTAGCCACCAAGGTCGTGGGCCCCTCTTACAAGGATGTGGCCAAGAAATATGCAGCCCAGAAAAACGCCGAGGCCATGTTGATCGGCAAGATCAAGAAGGGCGGCTCGGGTACCTGGGGGCCGGTACCGATGCCACCACAGACCGCCAGCGAAGCAGATTTGAAGGTAATCGTGAAGTGGATTCTGTCGCAGAAGTAA
- the dksA gene encoding RNA polymerase-binding protein DksA: MAKKLTEEDILKWQGDDYMNEDHLAFFRQRLLDMKAELLANATATSQHLQEQEATPDPADRATLEEEYALELRTRDRERKLLAKIDSMVKRIDEGDYGYCDDTGEPIGLARLLARPTATLSVEAQERRERMKKQYAD, encoded by the coding sequence ATGGCCAAGAAGCTCACCGAGGAAGACATCCTCAAATGGCAGGGCGACGACTACATGAACGAGGATCACCTCGCGTTCTTCCGCCAACGCCTGCTCGACATGAAGGCTGAACTGCTCGCCAACGCAACAGCCACCAGCCAGCATCTGCAAGAACAGGAAGCGACGCCCGATCCTGCCGACCGCGCCACGCTGGAAGAAGAGTACGCGCTGGAACTGCGTACCCGCGACCGCGAGCGCAAGCTGCTGGCCAAGATCGATTCCATGGTCAAGCGCATCGACGAAGGCGACTACGGTTACTGCGACGACACCGGCGAACCCATCGGTCTCGCCCGCCTGCTGGCCCGCCCGACGGCCACGCTGAGCGTGGAAGCGCAGGAGCGCCGTGAGCGGATGAAAAAGCAGTACGCCGACTGA
- the aroG gene encoding 3-deoxy-7-phosphoheptulonate synthase AroG → MLFQTDDVRIKEIKELLPPIAALEKFPVSEVATTTTYETRQAIHRILAGEDDRLLVVVGPCSIHDPEAALDYGRRLLALREELSRDLIIVMRVYFEKPRTTVGWKGLINDPHLDGSFDINNGLRIARKLLLDLNDMGMPAATEFLDMITPQYYADLISWGAIGARTTESQVHRELASGLSSPVGFKNGTDGNLKIAVDAIRAASVPHHFLSVTKFGHSAIVATGGNPDCHVILRGGKTPNYSAEFVDAAVKELAAAGLPEKVMVDFSHANSSKDYRRQSIVGQDVAGQIAAGNQAIFGVMVESHLVEGRQDLVEGKPLQYGCSITDACLGWDDSVTLLRGLAAAVAERRKAR, encoded by the coding sequence ATGCTGTTCCAGACCGACGACGTCCGCATCAAGGAAATCAAGGAGTTGCTTCCCCCTATCGCCGCGCTGGAAAAGTTTCCGGTCAGCGAGGTTGCAACCACCACCACATACGAAACCCGCCAGGCGATCCACCGCATCCTGGCTGGCGAAGACGACCGCCTGCTCGTGGTCGTCGGCCCGTGTTCGATCCACGACCCCGAAGCCGCGCTCGATTATGGCCGCCGCCTGCTGGCGCTGCGCGAAGAACTGAGCCGCGACCTGATCATCGTGATGCGCGTGTATTTTGAAAAGCCGCGCACCACCGTAGGCTGGAAGGGCCTGATCAACGACCCGCATCTGGATGGCAGCTTCGATATCAACAACGGCCTGCGCATTGCCCGCAAGCTGCTGCTGGACCTGAACGACATGGGGATGCCCGCCGCCACCGAATTCCTCGACATGATCACACCGCAATACTATGCGGATCTGATCAGCTGGGGCGCGATCGGCGCACGTACCACCGAATCGCAGGTGCACCGCGAGCTGGCCTCGGGCCTCTCCAGCCCGGTCGGCTTCAAGAACGGCACCGATGGCAACCTCAAGATCGCCGTCGATGCGATCCGCGCCGCCAGCGTGCCGCACCACTTCCTCTCGGTGACCAAGTTCGGCCACTCGGCTATTGTCGCCACCGGCGGCAACCCCGATTGCCACGTGATCCTGCGGGGCGGCAAGACACCCAATTACAGCGCCGAATTCGTGGATGCCGCGGTCAAGGAACTCGCCGCCGCCGGCCTGCCGGAAAAGGTGATGGTGGATTTCAGCCACGCCAACAGCAGCAAGGATTACCGCCGTCAGTCGATCGTGGGTCAGGACGTGGCCGGGCAGATTGCCGCCGGCAACCAGGCGATTTTCGGCGTGATGGTCGAAAGCCATCTCGTTGAGGGTCGCCAGGACCTCGTCGAGGGCAAGCCGCTGCAATACGGCTGCAGTATCACCGATGCCTGCCTGGGCTGGGATGACAGCGTGACCCTGCTGCGTGGACTCGCAGCTGCCGTGGCAGAGCGCCGCAAGGCACGCTGA
- a CDS encoding biotin/lipoyl-containing protein translates to MPDTTTHLVCAPDDLATVATVIEWLAHPGATVLTDTPLVRLSLASGDLLVPAPMAGVVTEHCVVVGEVIVANDLIAMIEAEEPHFGNLMVAADDAAANLSVPACKLVHPETPPSSVSPEALALCAALGLAPAEVPRQGAALERPDVERHARAELRLLASLRQLIGR, encoded by the coding sequence ATGCCCGACACCACCACGCACCTGGTTTGTGCACCCGATGACCTGGCCACGGTGGCCACGGTTATCGAATGGCTCGCGCATCCAGGTGCGACGGTGCTGACGGACACCCCGCTGGTGCGGCTGTCGCTCGCCAGCGGTGATCTGCTGGTGCCGGCACCCATGGCGGGTGTCGTTACCGAGCACTGCGTCGTGGTCGGCGAAGTCATCGTCGCCAACGACCTGATCGCCATGATCGAAGCCGAAGAGCCCCATTTCGGCAACCTGATGGTGGCCGCTGACGATGCAGCCGCCAATCTGTCCGTACCCGCCTGCAAGCTCGTCCACCCCGAGACGCCACCAAGCAGCGTCAGCCCCGAGGCACTGGCCCTGTGTGCCGCGCTGGGCCTGGCACCCGCCGAGGTCCCGCGCCAGGGGGCCGCGCTGGAGCGCCCGGATGTGGAACGGCATGCACGTGCCGAGCTCCGCCTGCTGGCCAGCTTGCGGCAACTTATCGGCCGCTGA